From a single Micromonospora sp. WMMD1102 genomic region:
- a CDS encoding sulfotransferase domain-containing protein, with translation MAVPQPTALYQNVLMDSTRWHDFPFRDGDIVISTPPKCGTTWTQMICALLIFQSTDFPQPLDVMSPWPDLLTRRHEDNLAVVAAQPHRRFLKTHVPLDGLPYLDQVEYVCVGRDPRDAAISWDNHIENTDFEVLMGRRVAAVGTDGLAGPGPDGVPERPAGLPDPLASAHERFWAWVDNYDVLVGLAAMVHHLDTFWRARHLPNVTLLHYDEMKADLDGTMRQLAARFGIEVAEESWPDLVRAARFDQMRGRSRELTPDQGIWHDPTRFFHRGETGQWRELLDADGERRYRDRVLGLGVDPDLVRWIHQGAPLA, from the coding sequence ATGGCCGTGCCACAGCCGACAGCTCTGTACCAGAACGTTCTGATGGACAGCACCCGCTGGCACGACTTCCCGTTCCGGGACGGGGACATCGTGATATCCACGCCACCGAAGTGCGGCACGACGTGGACGCAGATGATCTGCGCACTACTGATCTTCCAGTCGACGGACTTTCCGCAGCCGCTGGACGTGATGTCGCCCTGGCCCGACCTGTTGACCCGCCGGCACGAGGACAACCTCGCCGTGGTGGCCGCGCAGCCGCACCGCCGGTTCCTCAAGACCCACGTCCCGCTGGACGGCCTGCCCTACCTCGACCAGGTCGAGTACGTCTGTGTCGGGCGTGATCCCCGGGACGCGGCGATCTCCTGGGACAACCACATCGAGAACACCGACTTCGAGGTGCTGATGGGACGCCGGGTGGCGGCGGTCGGCACCGACGGGCTGGCTGGACCGGGCCCGGACGGCGTGCCGGAGCGTCCCGCCGGGCTGCCCGACCCGCTCGCCTCGGCCCACGAGCGGTTCTGGGCCTGGGTCGACAACTACGACGTACTCGTCGGCCTGGCCGCCATGGTGCACCACCTCGACACCTTCTGGCGAGCCCGGCACCTGCCGAACGTCACCCTGCTGCACTACGACGAGATGAAGGCGGACCTCGACGGCACGATGCGGCAGCTCGCCGCCCGGTTCGGCATCGAGGTCGCCGAGGAGAGCTGGCCCGACCTGGTCCGGGCGGCCCGGTTCGACCAGATGCGCGGCCGGTCCCGGGAGCTGACTCCGGACCAGGGCATCTGGCACGACCCGACCAGGTTCTTCCACCGGGGCGAGACCGGGCAGTGGCGGGAGCTGCTGGACGCCGACGGCGAGCGGCGCTACCGGGACCGGGTCCTGGGCCTCGGCGTCGACCCCGACCTGGTGCGCTGGATCCACCAGGGCGCACCGCTGGCCTGA
- a CDS encoding arginine repressor has translation MTGPLTRAARHARIVDLIRAREVRSQTELADLLAAGGVQVTQATLSRDLDELGAVKVRGGDGPAVYLIPEDGKRPLRDAESAPTRLIRLLRELLNGVDASGNIAVLRTPPGAAQYLASALDRAGLPEIVGTIAGDDTIFVVAREATGGAVLGEKLSAWAAREEHVEGSTTP, from the coding sequence ATGACCGGACCGCTGACCCGGGCCGCCCGGCACGCCCGGATCGTCGACCTGATCCGCGCGCGGGAGGTCCGCTCGCAGACCGAGCTGGCCGACCTGCTCGCCGCCGGCGGGGTGCAGGTCACCCAGGCCACCCTCTCCCGGGACCTGGACGAACTCGGCGCGGTGAAGGTGCGCGGCGGCGACGGGCCGGCCGTCTATCTCATCCCGGAGGACGGCAAGCGGCCGCTGCGCGACGCCGAGTCGGCGCCGACCAGGCTGATCCGGCTGCTCCGCGAACTGCTCAACGGGGTCGACGCCAGCGGCAACATCGCCGTGCTGCGCACCCCACCCGGTGCCGCCCAATACCTGGCCAGCGCGCTGGACCGGGCGGGGCTGCCGGAGATCGTCGGCACCATCGCCGGCGACGACACCATTTTCGTCGTGGCCCGCGAGGCCACCGGTGGCGCGGTGCTGGGGGAGAAGCTCTCCGCCTGGGCGGCCCGGGAAGAACATGTCGAAGGGAGCACCACACCATGA
- a CDS encoding DNA-3-methyladenine glycosylase produces the protein MTTVDDFAALLAGPVVPAARGLLGATLSANGVTVRLTEVEAYAGSGGDPASHAHRGRTPRNAVMFGPAGHAYAYFTYGMHWCVNVVTGSDGEASAVLLRAGEVVDGLATARSRRTAVRRDVDLARGPARLCAALALDRAVYGRYLLGDGPVRLRPPAVPVSPESVAAGPRVGVTGAHDVPWRFWIAGDPTVSEYRRHVPRRAAKESAAGR, from the coding sequence ATGACGACGGTCGACGACTTCGCCGCCCTGTTGGCCGGTCCGGTGGTGCCGGCGGCGCGCGGCCTGCTCGGCGCGACCCTATCGGCGAACGGCGTCACCGTCCGGCTGACCGAGGTCGAGGCGTACGCGGGCAGCGGCGGCGACCCGGCCTCGCACGCGCACCGGGGGCGTACCCCGCGCAACGCGGTGATGTTCGGGCCGGCCGGGCACGCCTACGCGTACTTCACCTACGGGATGCACTGGTGCGTCAACGTGGTCACCGGGTCGGACGGAGAGGCGTCGGCGGTACTGCTCCGGGCCGGCGAGGTGGTCGACGGGCTGGCGACGGCCCGGAGCCGGCGCACCGCCGTACGCCGGGACGTGGATCTGGCGCGCGGTCCCGCCCGGCTCTGTGCGGCGCTCGCCCTGGACCGCGCCGTCTACGGCCGCTACCTGCTCGGCGACGGCCCGGTACGGCTCCGCCCGCCGGCGGTGCCGGTGTCGCCGGAGTCGGTCGCCGCCGGTCCCCGGGTCGGGGTGACCGGCGCGCACGACGTGCCGTGGCGGTTCTGGATCGCCGGTGACCCGACGGTCAGCGAGTACCGCCGGCACGTGCCCCGGCGGGCAGCCAAGGAGTCGGCGGCGGGGCGGTGA
- a CDS encoding sugar ABC transporter substrate-binding protein, whose protein sequence is MSRRHLAMAVAALLTTASLAACGDSGGSSSGDAKTLTYWASNQGASIEFDKQTLQPELDKFEQQTGIKVSLEVVPWSDLLNRLLAAATSGKGPDVVNIGNTWSASLQATNALVPFDDATLAEVGGKDRFVPAALAAAGAPGKPPAAVPLYSLAYALYYNKKMFSDAGITAPPATWEELVETGKKLTKAGQWGLAVEGANPAENSHHAFTFGQQWGGEWFDQAGKPTFDTPQNVAAVKRYIDLMAADKIVNPSNAEYAQNQSVADFANRKAAMLLWQAAGSNFKAQGMSPEEWGIAPVPFPAVAPPGGKKVNSMVAGINMAIFKHTENRDGALQFVKFMTSDAEQVILNKTYGSLPSVKTVSADPAFQAPEQKVLGEVLGSTAAPLPQVPEESQFETLVGTAMKELFADAASGKSITEATVREKLGVAQQKMGS, encoded by the coding sequence GTGTCCAGACGACACCTCGCCATGGCTGTCGCGGCCCTGTTGACGACCGCCTCCCTCGCCGCCTGCGGCGACTCGGGCGGCTCCTCCTCCGGCGACGCGAAGACGCTCACCTACTGGGCCAGCAACCAGGGCGCCAGCATCGAGTTCGACAAGCAGACCCTCCAGCCCGAGCTGGACAAGTTCGAGCAGCAGACCGGGATCAAGGTCAGCCTGGAGGTCGTACCCTGGTCCGACCTGCTCAACCGGCTGCTCGCCGCCGCCACCTCCGGCAAGGGTCCGGACGTGGTGAACATCGGCAACACCTGGTCTGCCTCGTTGCAGGCCACCAACGCGCTGGTCCCGTTCGACGACGCGACCCTGGCCGAGGTGGGCGGCAAGGACCGGTTCGTGCCGGCCGCGCTGGCCGCCGCCGGTGCCCCCGGCAAGCCGCCGGCCGCCGTGCCGCTCTACAGCCTCGCGTACGCGCTCTACTACAACAAGAAGATGTTCTCCGACGCCGGCATCACCGCCCCGCCCGCCACCTGGGAGGAGCTGGTGGAGACCGGAAAGAAGCTCACCAAGGCCGGCCAGTGGGGGCTGGCGGTGGAGGGTGCCAACCCGGCGGAGAACTCGCACCACGCCTTCACCTTCGGCCAGCAGTGGGGCGGCGAGTGGTTCGACCAGGCCGGCAAGCCGACCTTCGACACCCCGCAGAACGTCGCCGCCGTCAAGCGGTACATCGACCTGATGGCGGCTGACAAGATCGTCAACCCGAGCAACGCCGAGTACGCCCAGAACCAGTCCGTCGCGGACTTCGCCAACCGCAAGGCGGCGATGCTGCTCTGGCAGGCGGCCGGGTCGAACTTCAAGGCCCAGGGGATGAGCCCGGAGGAGTGGGGCATCGCGCCGGTGCCGTTCCCGGCCGTCGCCCCGCCCGGCGGCAAGAAGGTCAACAGCATGGTGGCCGGCATCAACATGGCGATCTTCAAGCACACCGAGAACCGCGACGGTGCGCTCCAGTTCGTCAAGTTCATGACCAGCGACGCCGAACAGGTGATCCTCAACAAGACCTACGGCTCGCTGCCGTCGGTCAAGACGGTAAGCGCCGACCCGGCGTTCCAGGCCCCGGAGCAGAAGGTCCTCGGCGAGGTACTCGGCTCCACCGCCGCGCCGCTGCCGCAGGTGCCGGAGGAGAGCCAGTTCGAGACCCTGGTCGGCACCGCCATGAAGGAACTCTTCGCCGACGCCGCCAGCGGTAAGTCGATCACCGAGGCGACGGTGCGGGAGAAGCTCGGCGTGGCGCAACAGAAGATGGGCAGCTGA
- a CDS encoding ROK family transcriptional regulator, with translation MDLERTTNRIVRQRNRSALLSKLFLEGPLTRQDLARSTGLSQPAVSNVVGDLIGAGLVVEAGAVESDGGRPSMMLRVAPRYALVAGVDVGETRIRVELFDLAMTMLASADYPLDAAGPEPATVVRHIVAGLDAVTGSAGAARSEILGVGIGVSGVVVQGGEAIVHAQTLGWHGVPLEQLVRDEVELPVHVDNGAKTLGQAEMWFGAGRGSRHAVFALVGSGVGAAVVTNGVMYRGVSSSAGEWGHTTLVYDGRPCRCGARGCLEAYVGAEGVLDRYREARRGQAVPGADEESRLGALIEAAERSATARRVLAETAGYLGAGVANLINLFNPERVVLGGWAGMALGAHLLPAIREAAAGQALHQPYQQATIELGQLGVDAVALGAATLPVARLLAAGGIRN, from the coding sequence GTGGACCTGGAACGGACGACGAACCGGATCGTGCGACAGCGCAACCGGTCCGCCCTGCTGTCGAAGCTGTTCCTCGAAGGCCCGCTGACCCGGCAGGACCTCGCCCGTTCCACGGGGCTGAGCCAGCCCGCCGTCAGCAACGTGGTCGGCGACCTGATCGGCGCCGGCCTGGTGGTCGAGGCCGGCGCGGTGGAGTCCGACGGCGGCCGGCCCAGCATGATGCTCCGGGTCGCCCCGCGCTACGCCCTGGTCGCCGGGGTCGACGTCGGGGAGACCCGGATCCGGGTGGAATTGTTCGACCTGGCGATGACGATGCTGGCCAGCGCCGACTATCCGCTGGACGCGGCCGGGCCGGAGCCGGCCACCGTGGTCCGGCACATCGTGGCCGGACTGGACGCGGTCACCGGGTCGGCCGGGGCGGCCCGGTCGGAGATCCTCGGCGTCGGCATCGGCGTCTCCGGGGTGGTGGTGCAGGGCGGCGAGGCGATCGTGCACGCCCAGACCCTCGGCTGGCACGGCGTACCGCTGGAGCAGCTGGTCCGGGACGAGGTCGAGCTGCCGGTGCACGTCGACAACGGCGCGAAGACCCTCGGCCAGGCCGAAATGTGGTTCGGGGCCGGGCGGGGCAGCCGGCACGCCGTCTTCGCGCTTGTCGGCTCCGGGGTCGGCGCGGCGGTGGTGACCAACGGGGTGATGTACCGGGGCGTCTCCAGCAGCGCCGGCGAGTGGGGCCACACCACCCTGGTGTACGACGGCCGGCCCTGCCGGTGCGGCGCGCGGGGCTGCCTGGAGGCGTACGTCGGGGCGGAGGGCGTGCTCGACCGCTACCGGGAGGCCCGGCGCGGGCAGGCCGTACCCGGTGCCGACGAGGAGTCGCGGCTCGGGGCGTTGATCGAGGCGGCGGAACGGTCGGCGACCGCCCGCCGGGTGCTGGCCGAGACGGCCGGTTACCTCGGCGCCGGGGTGGCGAACCTGATCAACCTGTTCAACCCGGAACGGGTGGTGCTGGGCGGCTGGGCCGGGATGGCGCTCGGCGCGCACCTGCTGCCGGCGATCCGGGAGGCGGCGGCCGGGCAGGCGCTGCACCAGCCGTACCAGCAGGCGACCATCGAGCTCGGTCAGCTCGGGGTCGACGCGGTGGCGCTCGGTGCCGCCACCCTGCCGGTCGCCCGGCTACTCGCCGCCGGCGGCATCCGCAACTGA
- a CDS encoding discoidin domain-containing protein encodes MIFHRFLPWSHPARRRSRRLAGILAATLLVALTPIAGPTPAASAAPALISQGRPATASSTEGGAFTASAAVDGNTGTRWSSAFSDPQWLQVDLGASATISQVVLRWEAAHGRAFQIQVSENGSSWNSVYSTTTGTGGTQTLNVSGTGRYVRMYGTARGTGYGYSLWEFEVIGEFGGGNPGAPPVEPTDPRNPNLGPNTFVFDPSTPTATIQNRLNSLFTEQETAQFAPRRYAVLFKPGNYTADVNLGFFTQVAGLGMSPDDVNLNGHVRAEAFWFGGNATQNFWRAAENLSVTLPAGTIVERWAVSQAAPYRRMHLRGAGNQIQLWNGGDGWASGGLMADTKIDGMVVSGSQQQWYSRNSEFGSWNGSVWNMVFTGVTGAPAPHFPNPSHTVVGQTPVVREKPFLYVDGSGEYRVFVPALRTNSQGTSWYNKTPAGSSISLSQFFVVRPGTSAATINAALAQGKNLLFTPGLYKTTETIRVTRPDTVVLGLGLATIEPQNGVTAMTVADVDGVKVAGLMFEAGATNSSVLMEVGPAGSSASHAGNPTSLHDVFFRIGGAVPGKATTSLRINSHNVIGDHMWLWRADHGDPGTYGWNVNTADTGLVVNGNNVTMYGLFVEHYQKTEVIWNGNGGRTYFFQNEKPYDPPNQAAFMNGSTRGYPAYKVADSVTSHEAWGLGSYCYFNVNPSVVNERSFEVPVTSGVRFHNMVTVSLGGVGTINRIINNSGGTANTANQVQYLNNFP; translated from the coding sequence ATGATTTTTCATCGTTTTCTCCCCTGGTCCCATCCCGCCCGACGACGGTCCCGGCGCCTCGCCGGGATACTCGCGGCCACCCTGCTGGTGGCGCTCACCCCGATCGCCGGGCCGACCCCGGCGGCGAGCGCCGCACCGGCGCTGATCTCGCAGGGCCGGCCGGCCACCGCCTCCTCCACCGAGGGAGGCGCCTTCACCGCGTCCGCCGCGGTAGACGGGAACACCGGCACCCGCTGGTCCAGCGCGTTCAGCGATCCACAGTGGCTCCAGGTCGACCTCGGCGCGAGCGCCACGATCAGCCAGGTCGTGCTGCGCTGGGAGGCTGCCCACGGCCGGGCGTTCCAGATCCAGGTCTCGGAGAACGGCAGCAGCTGGAACAGCGTCTACAGCACGACCACCGGCACCGGCGGCACCCAGACGCTGAACGTCTCCGGCACCGGCCGCTACGTCCGGATGTACGGCACCGCCCGGGGCACCGGATACGGGTACTCGCTCTGGGAGTTCGAGGTGATCGGCGAGTTCGGCGGCGGCAACCCCGGCGCCCCCCCGGTCGAGCCGACCGACCCGCGCAACCCGAACCTCGGGCCGAACACCTTCGTCTTCGACCCGTCCACCCCGACCGCCACAATCCAGAACCGGCTCAACTCGCTCTTCACCGAGCAGGAGACCGCCCAGTTCGCCCCCCGGCGGTACGCGGTGCTGTTCAAGCCCGGCAACTACACCGCCGACGTCAACCTCGGCTTCTTCACCCAGGTCGCCGGCCTCGGCATGTCACCTGACGACGTCAACCTGAACGGACACGTCCGGGCCGAGGCGTTCTGGTTCGGCGGCAACGCCACCCAGAACTTCTGGCGGGCCGCCGAGAACCTCTCCGTCACGCTGCCCGCCGGGACGATCGTGGAACGCTGGGCGGTCTCCCAGGCGGCGCCGTACCGGCGGATGCACCTGCGCGGCGCCGGCAACCAGATCCAGCTCTGGAACGGCGGCGACGGCTGGGCAAGCGGCGGCCTGATGGCCGACACGAAGATCGACGGGATGGTCGTCTCCGGCTCGCAGCAGCAGTGGTACTCCCGCAACAGCGAGTTCGGCAGCTGGAACGGCTCGGTCTGGAACATGGTCTTCACCGGGGTGACCGGAGCACCGGCACCGCACTTCCCCAACCCGTCGCACACCGTGGTCGGGCAGACCCCGGTGGTCCGGGAGAAGCCGTTCCTCTACGTCGACGGCAGCGGCGAGTACCGGGTCTTCGTGCCGGCACTGCGCACCAACAGTCAGGGCACCAGCTGGTACAACAAGACCCCGGCCGGCTCGTCGATCTCGCTGAGCCAGTTCTTCGTGGTCCGCCCCGGCACCAGCGCGGCGACCATCAACGCCGCACTCGCCCAGGGCAAGAACCTGCTCTTCACCCCGGGCCTCTACAAGACCACCGAGACGATCCGGGTCACCCGGCCGGACACCGTGGTGCTCGGACTCGGCCTGGCCACCATCGAGCCGCAGAACGGCGTCACCGCGATGACCGTGGCGGACGTGGACGGGGTGAAGGTCGCCGGCCTCATGTTCGAGGCCGGTGCCACCAACTCGTCGGTGCTGATGGAGGTCGGCCCGGCCGGCTCCTCGGCCAGCCACGCCGGCAACCCGACCTCGCTGCACGACGTCTTCTTCCGGATCGGCGGCGCGGTGCCCGGCAAGGCCACCACCAGCCTGCGGATCAACAGCCACAACGTGATCGGCGACCACATGTGGCTGTGGCGGGCCGACCACGGCGACCCCGGCACCTACGGCTGGAACGTCAACACCGCCGACACCGGGCTGGTGGTCAACGGCAACAACGTCACCATGTACGGCCTCTTCGTCGAGCACTACCAGAAGACCGAGGTCATCTGGAACGGCAACGGCGGGCGGACGTACTTCTTCCAGAACGAGAAGCCGTACGACCCGCCGAACCAGGCGGCCTTCATGAACGGGTCGACCCGGGGCTATCCGGCGTACAAGGTGGCCGACTCGGTGACCAGTCACGAGGCGTGGGGGCTGGGCAGTTACTGCTACTTCAACGTCAACCCGTCGGTGGTGAACGAACGCTCCTTCGAGGTGCCGGTCACCTCGGGCGTGCGGTTCCACAACATGGTGACGGTCTCGCTCGGCGGCGTCGGCACGATCAACCGGATCATCAACAACTCCGGCGGCACCGCCAACACCGCCAACCAGGTGCAGTACCTGAACAACTTCCCGTAG
- the argF gene encoding ornithine carbamoyltransferase: MPRHLLRDDDLSPAEQSAVLDLAVRLKSDRYALRPLAGPRAVAVLFDKPSLRTRLSFDVGIAELGGHPIVVDTQVTHFGRGESVGDAARVLSRYVAAIVLRTFGDDRLAQLAEGAEVPVVNGLTDGFHPCQLLADLLTVRERCGGTAGRTLAYLGDAANNMAHSYLLGGATAGMHVRVAGPAGHEPDPAVLDRAAEIAAGTGGSVRVLRDPVEAVAGADVVATDTWTSMGQEGDGRDRVTAFQPYQVGSTLLAGAAPKVVVLHCLPAHRGEEITDEVLDGPHSAVFDQAENRLHAQKALLAWLLDRHAEELAAGAAPAQPAGDRSAASVIASVVGESA, encoded by the coding sequence ATGCCCCGGCACCTGCTGCGCGACGACGACCTCAGCCCGGCCGAGCAGTCGGCGGTACTCGACCTCGCCGTCCGGCTGAAGTCGGACCGCTACGCGCTGCGCCCGCTGGCCGGCCCCCGGGCGGTGGCGGTGCTCTTCGACAAGCCGAGCCTGCGCACCCGGCTGTCCTTCGACGTCGGCATCGCCGAACTGGGCGGGCACCCGATCGTGGTGGACACCCAGGTCACGCACTTCGGCCGGGGCGAGTCGGTGGGCGACGCCGCCCGGGTGCTCTCCCGGTACGTCGCCGCGATCGTGCTGCGCACCTTCGGCGACGACCGGCTGGCCCAGCTCGCCGAGGGCGCCGAGGTGCCGGTGGTGAACGGGCTGACCGACGGCTTCCACCCCTGCCAGCTCCTCGCCGACCTGCTCACCGTCCGGGAGCGCTGCGGCGGCACCGCCGGCCGGACCCTGGCGTACCTCGGGGACGCGGCGAACAACATGGCGCACTCGTACCTGCTCGGCGGGGCGACCGCCGGGATGCACGTCCGGGTCGCCGGGCCGGCCGGCCACGAACCCGACCCGGCGGTGCTGGACCGGGCCGCCGAGATCGCGGCCGGCACCGGCGGTTCGGTACGCGTGCTGCGCGATCCGGTCGAGGCGGTGGCCGGGGCCGACGTGGTGGCCACCGACACCTGGACCTCGATGGGACAGGAGGGCGACGGCCGGGACCGGGTCACCGCGTTCCAGCCGTACCAGGTCGGCTCGACCCTGCTGGCCGGCGCCGCCCCGAAGGTCGTGGTGCTGCACTGCCTGCCGGCGCACCGGGGCGAGGAGATCACCGACGAGGTGCTCGACGGGCCGCACAGTGCGGTCTTCGACCAGGCGGAGAACCGGCTGCACGCCCAGAAGGCGCTGCTGGCCTGGCTGCTGGACCGGCACGCCGAGGAGCTGGCCGCCGGGGCGGCGCCGGCGCAGCCGGCCGGCGACCGGTCGGCGGCCTCGGTCATCGCGTCCGTGGTCGGCGAGTCGGCATGA
- a CDS encoding argininosuccinate synthase produces MSERVVLAYSGGLDTSVAIPYLAEQTGAEVVAVAIDVGQGGEDMAVIRQRALDCGAAESVVVDAREEFAADYCIPAMRANALYMDRYPLVSALSRPLIVKHLAEAAKYYGGTIVSHGCTGKGNDQVRFEAGLGALAPDLKVVAPARDFAWTRDKAIGYAEEKGLPIDVTHKSPYSIDQNLWGRAVETGFLEDIWNPPVEGLYAYTADPAEPRDPDSVVITFDAGVPVAIDGETVTPYQAILELNRRAGAQGVGRLDMVEDRLVGIKSREVYEAPGAIALITAHQELEAVTVERDVARFKKGVDQRWGELVYDGLWFSPLRHALDAFIDDTQKYVSGEVRLALHGGRAVVTGRRSEASLYDFGLATYDTGDTFDQSLAKGFVQLWGLPSKLAAARDARLGGSER; encoded by the coding sequence ATGAGCGAGCGCGTCGTACTGGCGTACTCCGGAGGGCTGGACACCTCGGTCGCCATTCCGTACCTTGCCGAGCAGACCGGCGCCGAGGTGGTCGCGGTGGCGATCGACGTCGGGCAGGGCGGCGAGGACATGGCCGTGATCCGCCAGCGGGCGCTGGACTGCGGCGCCGCCGAGTCGGTGGTGGTGGACGCCCGCGAGGAGTTCGCGGCCGACTACTGCATCCCGGCGATGCGGGCCAACGCGCTCTACATGGACCGGTACCCGCTGGTCTCGGCGCTGTCCCGGCCGCTGATCGTGAAGCACCTGGCCGAGGCGGCGAAATACTACGGCGGCACGATCGTGTCGCACGGCTGCACCGGCAAGGGCAACGACCAGGTCCGGTTCGAGGCCGGGCTGGGCGCCCTGGCCCCCGACCTCAAGGTGGTCGCGCCGGCCCGGGACTTCGCCTGGACCCGGGACAAGGCGATCGGGTACGCCGAGGAGAAGGGGCTGCCGATCGACGTCACGCACAAGTCGCCGTACTCGATCGACCAGAACCTCTGGGGGCGGGCGGTGGAGACCGGGTTCCTGGAGGACATCTGGAACCCGCCGGTCGAGGGCCTCTACGCGTACACCGCCGACCCGGCCGAGCCGCGCGACCCGGACAGTGTCGTGATCACCTTCGACGCCGGGGTGCCGGTGGCGATCGACGGCGAGACGGTCACCCCGTACCAGGCGATCCTGGAGCTGAACCGGCGGGCCGGCGCCCAGGGCGTGGGCCGGCTGGACATGGTCGAGGACCGGCTGGTCGGGATCAAGAGCCGCGAGGTGTACGAGGCGCCGGGCGCGATCGCGCTGATCACCGCCCACCAGGAGCTGGAGGCGGTCACCGTGGAGCGGGACGTGGCCCGGTTCAAGAAGGGTGTCGACCAGCGCTGGGGCGAGCTGGTCTACGACGGTCTCTGGTTCTCGCCGCTCAGGCACGCGCTGGACGCCTTCATCGACGACACCCAGAAGTACGTCTCCGGCGAGGTGCGGCTGGCCCTGCACGGCGGCCGGGCCGTGGTGACCGGCCGGCGCTCCGAGGCCAGCCTCTACGACTTCGGGCTGGCCACCTACGACACCGGTGACACCTTCGACCAGTCCCTGGCCAAGGGCTTCGTGCAGCTCTGGGGCCTGCCGAGCAAGCTGGCGGCGGCCCGGGACGCCCGGTTGGGCGGCTCCGAGAGGTGA
- the argH gene encoding argininosuccinate lyase yields MVGVDDKSLTENSAGTNRTSLWGGRFAGGPAEALARLSVSVQFDWRLAPYDLAGSRAHARVLAAAGLLDPDELGRMLAALDDLEAAVLTGTFRPTVEDEDVHTALERGLLERLGTLGGKLRAGRSRNDQVATDLRLYLRDHARGLAARIVGLADALVEQAARNVETPAPGMTHVQHAQPVTFGHWLLAHVHPLLRDLERLRDWDHRAAVSPLGAGALAGSGLPLDPVAVSKELGFRTSFANSMDAVADRDFVAEFLFVTALLGVHLSRIGEEVVMWTSQEFGWVELDDSFATGSSIMPQKKNADVAELARGKSGRLIGGLVTVLTMLKGLPMAYDRDMQEDKEPAFDAFDTLDLVLPALAGMISTMTVRVDRLAAAAPVGFSLATEVADWLVRRGVPFREAHEVTGRLVALCAARECELDEVSDEDLRLVSEHLDPGVRDVLSVRSALAARTTPGSTGPGPVADQLVSVGDQLDGWREWSTEQVLPRG; encoded by the coding sequence ATTGTCGGCGTGGACGACAAGAGCCTGACCGAGAACAGCGCCGGCACCAACCGTACGAGCCTGTGGGGTGGCCGGTTCGCCGGCGGTCCCGCCGAGGCGTTGGCCCGGCTGTCGGTAAGCGTCCAGTTCGATTGGCGGCTCGCCCCGTACGACCTGGCCGGCTCCCGGGCGCACGCCCGGGTGCTGGCCGCCGCCGGCCTGCTCGACCCGGACGAGTTGGGCCGGATGCTGGCCGCGCTGGACGACCTGGAGGCGGCGGTGCTGACCGGCACCTTCCGGCCGACGGTCGAGGACGAGGACGTGCACACCGCGCTCGAACGCGGCCTACTGGAACGCCTCGGTACGCTCGGCGGCAAGCTGCGGGCCGGCCGGTCCCGCAACGACCAGGTCGCCACCGACCTGCGGCTCTATCTGCGCGACCACGCCCGGGGGCTGGCCGCCCGGATCGTCGGGCTGGCCGACGCGCTCGTCGAGCAGGCGGCCCGGAACGTGGAGACCCCGGCACCGGGGATGACCCACGTGCAGCACGCCCAGCCGGTCACCTTCGGGCACTGGCTGCTGGCACACGTGCACCCGCTGCTGCGCGACCTGGAGCGGCTGCGCGACTGGGACCACCGGGCGGCGGTCAGCCCGCTCGGCGCGGGCGCGCTGGCCGGCTCCGGGCTGCCGCTGGACCCGGTGGCGGTCTCCAAGGAGCTGGGCTTCCGCACCTCGTTCGCCAACTCGATGGACGCGGTCGCCGACCGGGACTTCGTGGCCGAGTTCCTCTTCGTCACCGCGCTGCTCGGGGTGCACCTGTCCCGGATCGGCGAGGAGGTGGTGATGTGGACCTCGCAGGAGTTCGGCTGGGTGGAGCTGGACGACTCGTTCGCCACCGGTTCGTCGATCATGCCGCAGAAGAAGAACGCCGACGTCGCCGAGCTGGCCCGGGGCAAGTCCGGCCGGCTGATCGGCGGGCTGGTCACCGTGCTGACCATGCTCAAGGGGCTGCCGATGGCGTACGACCGGGACATGCAGGAGGACAAGGAGCCGGCGTTCGACGCGTTCGACACCCTCGACCTGGTGCTGCCGGCGCTGGCCGGGATGATCTCCACCATGACGGTCCGGGTCGACCGGCTCGCCGCCGCCGCCCCGGTCGGCTTCTCGCTGGCCACCGAGGTGGCCGACTGGCTGGTCCGCCGGGGTGTGCCGTTCCGGGAGGCACACGAGGTGACCGGCCGGCTGGTGGCGCTCTGCGCGGCCCGCGAGTGCGAGCTGGACGAGGTCTCCGATGAGGACCTGCGGCTGGTGAGCGAGCACCTCGACCCCGGGGTCCGGGACGTGCTGTCGGTGCGGTCCGCGCTGGCCGCCCGGACGACTCCCGGTTCGACCGGTCCGGGTCCGGTCGCCGACCAGCTCGTCTCCGTCGGCGACCAGCTCGACGGCTGGCGGGAGTGGTCCACCGAGCAGGTGCTGCCGCGCGGGTGA